The following coding sequences lie in one Saccharomyces mikatae IFO 1815 strain IFO1815 genome assembly, chromosome: 10 genomic window:
- the ACF4 gene encoding Acf4p (similar to Saccharomyces cerevisiae ACF4 (YJR083C); ancestral locus Anc_7.451) produces the protein MSEDQRVISQPIELHKLSIVDKHSQDQPQHPVQSGSQSPRVTTPLKPKILSLPIASPQRVTTNQSPVSEHASPISTDQDLIYKLATKHREINELNFKLEVAQKELKQLELQFKNTLPQNDQQKLGNLNTNEYLSTFTKKIQQTLVDVNNSPNMLKSKKSINDFFNKANRNVNASMNSTLPNRRPNLSPNRSQRTSNISPCRSSESNLASAPPPLPSRNARKTINTTATTEDNTPFLQRILNKFNQMNMEEEEFDDLLEKKKSKKDNYYIKENLGYEYDEVRSEDEDDEEFEPMGDIPIHLFKR, from the coding sequence ATGTCTGAAGACCAGCGCGTAATTAGTCAGCCAATTGAACTACATAAATTATCCATCGTTGATAAACATTCTCAAGATCAGCCGCAACACCCAGTTCAGTCTGGATCACAATCACCAAGAGTAACTACGCCGTTGAAACCTAAGATACTTTCTCTACCAATAGCAAGTCCGCAAAGAGTCACCACAAATCAATCACCCGTCAGCGAACATGCAAGCCCAATTTCAACCGACCAAGATTTAATATATAAACTAGCCACAAAACACAGAGAgatcaatgaattgaatTTCAAGTTGGAAGTTGCTCAAAAAGAACTAAAACAACTAGAATTACAGTTCAAAAATACATTGCCTCAAAACGACCAACAGAAATTAGGTAATCTGAACACAAATGAATACCTTTCCACTTTcaccaaaaaaatccaaCAAACACTTGTAGACGTAAATAATTCACCAAATATGCTCAAGAGTAAAAAGAGTATAAACGATTTTTTTAACAAGGCCAATCGTAATGTCAACGCCAGTATGAATAGCACTTTACCCAATCGTAGACCAAATCTTTCTCCCAATCGATCGCAACGTACGTCAAACATTTCTCCCTGCCGTAGTTCAGAATCAAATTTGGCATCAGCACCTCCTCCATTACCGTCAAGAAACGCTCGAAAGACCATAAACACAACTGCCACTACTGAAGATAATACACCATTCCTACAAAGAATACTTAACAAATTCAACCAGATGAATatggaagaggaagaattCGACGATCTcttggagaagaagaaaagtaagAAAGATAATTATTACATAAAGGAAAATCTGGGTTATGAGTACGATGAAGTACGCAGTGAAGACgaggatgatgaagagtTTGAACCCATGGGTGACATACCCATTCATTTGTTTAAAAGGTAG
- the STE18 gene encoding Ste18p (similar to Saccharomyces cerevisiae STE18 (YJR086W); ancestral locus Anc_7.455), with translation MSVLQDSPRLQKPQEQQQQQLSLKIKQLKLKRINELNNKLRKELSRERITASNACLTIINYTSNTKDYALPELWGYPTTGSNHFREGLKNQKNSQMSHSNNVCCTIM, from the coding sequence ATGTCTGTACTTCAAGATTCACCACGGCTGCAAAAACCTCAGgagcaacagcagcagcagctttCGCTGAAGATAAAACAATTGAAGTTAAAAAGAATCAATGAACTAAATAATAAATTGAGAAAAGAACTCAGTCGTGAAAGAATTACCGCATCGAACGCTTGTCTTACGATAATAAACTATACCTCGAATACAAAAGACTACGCTTTGCCAGAACTATGGGGCTATCCCACGACAGGATCAAACCATTTCAGAGAGGGtttaaaaaatcaaaaaaatagtcAGATGTCACATTCAAATAATGTTTGCTGTACGATTATGTAA
- the BIR1 gene encoding survivin (similar to Saccharomyces cerevisiae BIR1 (YJR089W); ancestral locus Anc_7.460): MNDQIDKMENRYTMTKLEDRFKTFQDGVMLDRKKLRWSFKVIPYQAMAKLGFYFDPVVDPKTSKLRKDSVGCCYCRHRTYDIRECRSKRKDVLETLSNIMRKHLTDSNSKQACLLIYLRNKLLTDHCFHMGVSDWKNDKYFSNPDSENVVSLRKFTFENNWPHNDAQNAHQLDIKNMVDAGLVRYNFSVEGLSNPNMDKTLMNDSCYCIYCKQLLQGWSIHDDPVKRHYEVSKNGDCYFFQTRNRFEKKRYGKTSIIDASETSIKNDEIIATLDEKREEDVMVVKSTSQRQDILSRSPSSSIGPPIDYDNRSNNSVIQHNTGVLRGTKGGHGKQVNVEEKEQINSEGVGTFLEGQSITRDISLDENDTLFMPSTKKVKRPNADLTQLSSPIRKRRKFKRISPRKIYDDDGSDLDNNTNGTESKDKDLVIDFTSHIIKTRDVGRKNAILDDSTDEFSFSNQGHSTFDIPIPTSSHLLRGIDSDNNIVTQEDIIGVKIDTKGESFKEGSCSVKTEEDVKVSGIKPIDNTKNANILIKVPTIDRKLDEVNTGTCSFSVTSEPLETHGLSGNNFEKVEARIENSQYKNDATIRKSSDTFHSGKLCSISSKITTTPKGKSSVSDCETSDVFLIKRIPAEGHSEPKKKLEEPESLPLNGRTVATLRKLDNINIDVNLSASDFSISSHSEQSSKSSSAISTPIASPKINYTRSIRAVKELSGVEKEIFYDKGLSNNHESMKTHEDAPVKNETLDDEVPFFETGTPISSQENKSKKLFDEEFLDKCLDVPIDTSTVEIRNVHKTTSRSIPPITNNSMSATEFQPDFPRIEEQRKEINTNLVKEEGRVGEADAGEWFGIDENRLLVKNYFHDLLKYINNNDATLANDKDGDLAFLIKQMPNEELEMTFNSWVDLKVQSIKREFIDDCDKKLNILRSNYYTATTYVENLEDDDELIKIAKKMGIL; this comes from the coding sequence ATGAATGATCAAATAGATAAAATGGAGAATCGATATACTATGACCAAACTGGAAGATAGATTTAAAACCTTCCAAGATGGTGTTATGCTTGACAGAAAAAAGTTGAGATGGAGTTTTAAAGTCATTCCGTATCAGGCAATGGCCAAGCTTGGATTTTACTTCGATCCAGTGGTAGATCCAAAGACGTCTAAATTGAGGAAAGACTCTGTGGGATGTTGTTATTGCCGCCATCGAACATATGATATAAGAGAATGCAGATCCAAAAGGAAAGATGTTCTTGAAACGCTGAGTAATATTATGAGGAAACACCTGACTGATTCGAATAGTAAACAAGCATGCCTTTTGATCTACCTGCGAAATAAGCTATTGACGGATCATTGCTTTCATATGGGAGTCTCAGACTGGAAAAATGACAAGTATTTTAGCAACCCAGATAGTGAAAACGTAGTTAGCTTGAGAAAATTTACTTTTGAGAATAACTGGCCTCACAATGACGCCCAAAACGCACACCAACTTGATATAAAAAACATGGTTGACGCGGGACTCGTACGCTATAACTTCAGTGTAGAAGGATTAAGCAATCCAAACATGGATAAGACGCTCATGAATGACTCCTGTTATTGTATTTATTGCAAACAGCTTTTGCAAGGTTGGTCCATTCATGATGATCCGGTGAAACGACATTATGAGGTTTCTAAAAATGGAGATTGTTACTTCTTCCAAACGCGTAACcgatttgaaaagaaaagatatggCAAGACCAGTATTATTGACGCTTCAGAGACTAGcattaaaaatgatgagatcATCGCTACACTTGATGAAAAGAGGGAAGAAGATGTGATGGTAGTAAAAAGCACATCTCAAAGGCAGGATATCTTATCTCGTTCTCCTTCATCTAGCATTGGTCCTCCAATTGATTATGATAATCGGTCGAATAATTCGGTTATTCAACACAATACGGGTGTTCTTAGGGGAACAAAAGGCGGGCATGGAAAACAGGTTAatgtggaagaaaaagaacagattAATTCAGAGGGTGTGGGCACATTCTTGGAGGGGCAGAGTATCACCCGTGATATATCATTGGATGAAAACGATACTTTGTTTATGCCTTCTACCAAGAAAGTTAAACGTCCAAATGCTGATTTGACTCAATTATCATCTCCTAtaagaaagagaaggaagttcaaaagaatatccCCTAGAAAAATctatgatgatgatggtagcGACCTTGATAATAATACTAACGGGACAGAAAGCAAAGATAAAGATTTAGTAATAGATTTTACAAGCCACATCATCAAAACTAGAGACGTCGGGAGAAAAAATGCTATTTTAGATGACAGTACAGATGAATTTAGTTTCAGTAACCAAGGACATAGTACCTTTGACATACCTATACCGACTTCATCACATTTACTCAGGGGCATAGATtctgataataatattgttaCACAGGAGGATATTATTGGTGTGAAGATAGATACAAAAGGAGAATCGTTCAAAGAGGGTAGTTGTTCTGTTAAAACTGAGGAAGATGTAAAAGTCAGCGGTATAAAACCCATTGATAATACCAAAAATGCTAATATTCTTATAAAAGTGCCAACTATAGATCGGAAGTTAGATGAAGTTAATACAGGTACGTGCTCCTTCAGTGTAACTTCAGAGCCGTTAGAGACACATGGGTTAAGCGGAAATAACTTTGAGAAGGTAGAAGCACGTATAGAAAACTCTCAATACAAAAACGATGCAACAATACGGAAATCTTCAGATACATTTCATTCTGGTAAATTGTGTAGTATTTCCAGTAAAATTACCACAACACCAAAAGGGAAATCGAGTGTGAGTGACTGCGAGACATCTGATGTATTCCTAATCAAAAGAATTCCTGCAGAAGGTCATTCtgaaccaaagaaaaagttagAAGAACCAGAAAGCTTACCATTAAATGGAAGAACTGTTGCAACGCTAAGAAAACTGGATAATATTAACATAGATGTAAACTTATCGGCATctgatttttcaatctcATCGCACTCTGAGCAATCGTCTAAAAGTTCAAGCGCTATCTCAACACCAATAGCAAGTCCTAAAATAAACTACACACGCAGCATACGTGCAGTCAAGGAGCTCTCTGGcgttgaaaaagaaattttctaTGACAAAGGTTTAAGTAATAATCATGAAAGTATGAAAACACACGAAGATGCACCTGTGAAGAATGAAACACTAGATGATGAGGTACCATTTTTTGAGACTGGTACACCAATTTCATCTCAAGAAAACAAGTCAAAAAAGTTATTTGACGAAGAATTTTTGGATAAGTGTTTGGATGTGCCTATTGACACATCAACGGTGGAGATTAGAAATGTTCATAAGACTACATCTCGGTCGATCCCACCAATCACTAACAATTCGATGTCCGCCACAGAGTTTCAGCCAGATTTTCCACGCAtagaagaacaaagaaaggaaataaacACAAATCTGGTGAAGGAGGAGGGCAGAGTAGGGGAAGCGGATGCAGGAGAATGGTTTggaattgatgaaaataggCTTCTTGTAAAAAACTACTTCCATGATTTATTGAAGTATATAAACAACAATGACGCTACGTTGGCTAATGACAAAGATGGAGATCTCGCCTTTTTAATTAAGCAAATGCCCAATGAAGAGTTGGAAATGACGTTTAACAGTTGGGTGGATCTGAAAGTGCAATCTATCAAACGTGAGTTTATAGATGATTGTGATAAGAAGTTGAATATATTGAGAAGTAATTACTATACCGCTACCACCTATgttgaaaatttggaagaCGATGACGAACTAATAAAGATTGCCAAGAAAATGGGTATTTTATAG
- the TMH11 gene encoding Tmh11p (similar to Saccharomyces cerevisiae YJR085C; ancestral locus Anc_7.454) — MEHPAYALSILTTTGGLMGYYRKGSIPSLVSGLVFGSVYGIAGYLLHMNRDGGLETALGASSLLLGAGIIRGMPSRFTKPVPIVLTALGGLGSYYYYNKYKEFYP; from the coding sequence ATGGAACATCCAGCATACGCATTGAGCATTTTGACCACGACAGGTGGTCTCATGGGGTACTACCGTAAGGGCTCTATTCCATCTTTAGTATCTGGATTAGTGTTCGGCAGTGTTTACGGTATTGCCGGATACTTGTTACATATGAACAGAGATGGCGGGTTAGAAACCGCATTAGGTGCATCATCTTTGTTACTTGGTGCAGGTATTATCAGAGGTATGCCTTCCAGATTCACTAAACCTGTCCCAATCGTCTTGACGGCCTTGGGTGGACTTGGCAGTTACTACTACTATAACAAATACAAAGAATTTTATccatga
- the EAF6 gene encoding Eaf6p (similar to Saccharomyces cerevisiae EAF6 (YJR082C); ancestral locus Anc_7.447), which yields MTDELKRYEALKAELKKSLQDRRQQEDTFDSLQQEIYDKETEYFSHNSNNNHSGHGGSHGSKSHYSGNIIKGFDTFSKSHHSHADSAFNNNDRIFSLSSSTYVKQQHSQSQND from the coding sequence atgactGATGAACTAAAACGTTATGAAGCACTGAAAGCGGAACTAAAAAAGTCCCTTCAAGATAGGAGACAACAGGAAGATACGTTCGACAGCTTAcaacaagaaatatatgATAAGGAGactgaatatttttctcatAATAGCAACAACAATCATTCTGGACACGGTGGATCTCACGGGTCAAAATCGCACTATTCCGGTAATATCATAAAAGGGTTTGATACCTTCTCCAAATCACATCATAGCCATGCAGATTCTGCatttaataataatgaccGTATATTCTCCTTAAGCAGCTCAACATACGTGAAACAGCAGCACAGTCAATCGCAGAATGATTAA
- the SMKI10G2760 gene encoding uncharacterized protein (similar to Saccharomyces cerevisiae YJR084W; ancestral locus Anc_7.452): MDIDIGRYFKEKHYDDKLLDFIRFDVKTPKKTKYKLQMSTAKDEESLRLQRFYQLGIDLKLKYTKRKLLKKQGRIKNATEELLQLANEQLKLFNRIVERETNWIIYPLWVMAKQLICLSNQSSELNKDSIEECGRTIHRSFTICLNDRNPRLNENKKIGCYMFANLEFSIYHHLNNKDMIKNLVKVLESRVNAHDIPPLNKSLAIEHKSQVVLYNYYLGHYYGCLENDHERGFLHLNDALLQCPVLYVESTGKFVLQYQMEKIVTLLVPLALLTKRLYPCWDHPVIAGIITGSKSLSQLYPTLVRSVITGNLSLYDVTTSNNERFFLKQGLHIAITLLREVVFTRLVQRCWQWGNDRKSIMPLRILLAINQQHNSVDEDEEEQLNALECRLASAIANGLLRAYLSHSNRCIVFSKKEPFPHENDTK, encoded by the coding sequence ATGGATATCGATATAGGACGTTATTTTAAAGAGAAGCATTATGATGACAAATTGCTAGACTTCATCAGGTTCGACGTCAAAACACCTAAAAAGACTAAATATAAACTACAAATGTCTACGGCGaaggatgaagaaagtttACGATTACAAAGATTCTACCAGTTGGGAATAGATTTGAAACTAAAATATACCAAGCGGAAgttattgaagaagcaGGGACGGATCAAGAATGCTACTGAGGAGTTATTGCAGTTAGCTAATGAACAATTGAAACTATTCAACAGAATTGTAGAAAGAGAGACCAATTGGATAATTTACCCACTATGGGTGATGGCTAAACAATTGATTTGCCTGTCAAACCAATCGAGTGAGCTCAATAAAGATTCAATAGAAGAGTGTGGGCGTACCATCCACAGAAGTTTCACCATATGCCTCAATGATAGAAATCCAAGattaaatgaaaacaaaaaaattgggTGTTATATGTTTGCCAATCTAGAATTTTCCATCTATCATCACTTAAACAATAAAGATATGATTAAAAATTTAGTTAAAGTCCTTGAGAGCAGAGTGAATGCCCATGATATCCCCCCACTGAATAAAAGTTTGGCAATTGAACATAAGTCACAGGTAGTGTTATATAACTATTATCTGGGCCACTACTACGGATGTCTAGAGAATGACCACGAACGTGGGTTTTTACACTTAAATGATGCACTACTGCAATGCCCAGTATTATATGTGGAATCCACGGGCAAGTTCGTCCTACAGTACCAAATGGAGAAGATAGTAACACTACTAGTTCCGCTCGCGCTTTTGACTAAGAGATTGTATCCGTGCTGGGATCATCCGGTAATCGCTGGTATAATTACTGGAAGTAAAAGCTTGAGCCAACTTTACCCGACATTAGTGCGTAGTGTAATTACAGGGAACTTGTCATTGTATGATGTTACCACTTCTAATAATGAAAGATTCTTCCTTAAGCAAGGTTTGCATATCGCCATTACATTGCTTCGAGAAGTAGTTTTTACTCGGCTGGTACAGCGATGTTGGCAATGGGGCAATGATAGAAAAAGCATCATGCCCTTAAGGATCCTGCTGGCTATAAATCAACAGCATAACTCTGTcgatgaggatgaggaagaGCAATTAAACGCGCTGGAGTGTCGTCTAGCAAGTGCTATAGCAAATGGGCTGTTACGTGCCTACCTTTCTCACTCTAACCGTTGCATCGTCTTTAGTAAGAAAGAACCTTTTCCCCATGAAAATGATACAAAATAG
- the GRR1 gene encoding SCF ubiquitin ligase complex subunit GRR1 (similar to Saccharomyces cerevisiae GRR1 (YJR090C); ancestral locus Anc_7.461) yields MDQDNNSNDDSNRLNSPNVHSNLGPQAWLNISEDFDNNSNINGSSNNNNNIRPQMPSRTRETAIPDRNANETNNQTLNNIFRFDSIQRETFLPSSDGQLLNQRYSLTFQPQQQTTALSGIDINTVNTNLMNGVNVQIDQLNRLLPNLPEEERKQIHEFKLIVGKKIQEFLIVIEKRRKKILNEIELDNLKLKELRIDNSPQAISYLHKLQRMRLRALETENMEIRNLRLKILTIIEEYKKSLYAYCHSKLRGQQVENPTDNFIVWIKSIDTNESSDLKEGLQDLSRYSRQFINNVLSNQSSQNISTGMTQRTSIFALNMLPSEILHLILDKLNQKYDIVKFLTVSKLWAEIIVKILYYRPHINKKSQLDLFLRTMRLTSNETVFNYRLMIKRLNFSFVGDYMHDTELNYFVGCENLERLTLVFCKHITSIPISAVLKGCKFLQSVDITGIKDVSDDVFNTLATYCPRVQGFYVPQARNVTLDSLRNFIIHSPMLKRIKITGNNNMNDELVELLANRCPLLVEVDITLSPNVTDSSLLKLLTKLVQLREFRITHNTNITDNIFQELSKVVDDMPSLRLIDLSGCENITDKTIERIVNLAPKLRNVFLGKCSRITDASLFQLSKLGKNLQTVHFGHCFNITDNGVRELFHSCTRIQYVDFACCTNLTNRTLYELADLPKLKRIGLVKCTQMTDEGLLNMVSLRGRNDTLERVHLSYCSNLTIYPIYELLMSCPRLSHLSLTAVPSFLRPDITMYCRPAPSDFSENQRQIFCVFSGKGVHKLRHYLVNLTSPAFGPHADVNDVLTKYIRSKNLIFNGETLEDALRRIITDLNQDSAAIIAATGLNQINGLNNDFLFQNINFEQIDEVFSWYLNNFDGIRMSSEEVNSLLLQVNKAFCEDPFSDANDDQEYIVAPGVNREINNEMCHIVRKFHELNDHIDDFEVNVASLVRVQFQFTGFLLHEMTQTYMQMIELNRQICLVQKTVQESGNTDYQKGLLIWRLLFIDKFVMVVQKYKLSTVVLRLYLKDNITLLTRQRELLIAHQRSAWNNNNENNVNRNANNGELIVPEAEVNDANSNDTNSGNDDNETENPNFWRQFGNRMQISPDQMRSLQMGLRNQDMVRNNNNNNINESIPDTAIDSQMDDASGTPDEEML; encoded by the coding sequence ATGGATCAAGATAATAACAGCAATGATGACAGCAATAGGCTGAACTCACCTAATGTTCATTCAAATTTGGGTCCTCAAGCATGGCTGAATATTAGTGAAGATTTtgacaacaacagcaacatcAACGGCAGtagcaacaacaataataacataAGACCACAAATGCCATCCCGAACTAGAGAAACAGCAATTCCGGATAGAAATGCAAACGAAACTAACAATCAAACATTAAACAATATATTTAGATTTGATAGTATTCAACGGGAAACATTCTTACCCAGTAGCGACGGACAACTGCTAAATCAACGTTATTCGTTGACATTTCAACCCCAACAACAAACAACTGCATTAAGTGGGATCGATATAAACACTGTAAACACAAACCTTATGAATGGTGTCAATGTCCAAATAGATCAACTCAATCGATTATTGCCTAATTTGCCAGAAGAAGAACGGAAACAGATCCACGAATTTAAACTAATAGtaggaaagaaaattcaggAGTTTCTGATTGTCATAGAAAagcgaagaaaaaagatacTGAACGAAATCGAGTTGGACAATCTTAAATTGAAAGAACTACGTATCGACAATTCTCCACAAGCAATTAGCTATTTGCATAAATTACAAAGAATGAGGCTAAGGGCATTAGAGACGGAAAACATGGAAATTAGAAATCTAAGGTTAAAGATATTAACGATTATAGAAGAGTACAAAAAGTCATTATATGCATACTGCCATTCGAAACTAAGAGGCCAACAAGTGGAGAATCCTACGGATAATTTTATCGTTTGGATAAAATCCATAGATACTAATGAATCTTCTGATTTAAAGGAAGGATTACAAGATCTTTCTAGATATTCGAGGCAATTTATCAATAACGTGCTGTCTAACCAATCAAGTCAAAACATTTCGACAGGCATGACTCAAAGAACATCCATCTTTGCGTTAAACATGCTACCGTCGGAAATATTACACTTAATACTAGATAAACTTAACcaaaaatatgatattGTAAAATTTCTTACTGTTTCCAAATTGTGGGCCGAAATTATTGTGAAAATACTCTATTATAGACCACATataaacaagaaaagcCAGTTAGATTTATTTTTAAGGACAATGAGATTAACTTCCAATGAAACTGTTTTCAACTACCGCTTAATGATCAAAAGGTtaaatttctctttcgtCGGTGATTATATGCATGATACAGAGCTTAATTATTTTGTCGGCTGTGAGAATTTGGAGAGGTTAACCCTAGTGTTTTGCAAACATATCACCAGCATACCTATATCGGCGGTACTCAAGGGATgcaaatttcttcaaagtgTGGATATCACTGGAATAAAGGACGTTTCCGATGATGTGTTTAACACCTTGGCAACATATTGTCCCAGAGTACAAGGTTTTTACGTTCCTCAGGCGAGAAACGTCACCTTAGATTCGCTACGGAATTTCATAATTCACTCTCCgatgttgaaaagaataaaaatcaCAGGAAACAATAACATGAACGACGAATTAGTAGAACTATTGGCCAACAGGTGTCCCTTGCTTGTAGAGGTTGACATAACATTAAGTCCAAATGTCACGGATTCTAGTTTATTAAAACTTCTCACTAAGCTAGTCCAACTAAGGGAATTTAGAATAACCCATAATACTAATATAACggataatatttttcaagagCTTTCCAAAGTGGTTGATGATATGCCCTCTTTGAGATTAATTGATCTTTCTGGGTGTGAAAATATTACTGATAAAACCATTGAAAGAATTGTCAATCTGGCCCCTAAATTACGCAATGTTTTTCTGGGCAAGTGTAGCCGAATTACAGATGCATCGCTGTTCCAGTTATCTAAGCTGGGTAAGAACTTACAGACGGTGCATTTCGGTCACTGTTTCAATATCACTGATAATGGGGTAAGAGAACTATTTCATTCATGTACAAGAATACAATACGTTGATTTTGCCTGTTGTACAAATTTAACTAATAGGACCCTCTATGAATTAGCAGATTTACCAAAGTTGAAGAGAATCGGCCTTGTGAAGTGTACACAAATGACCGATGAAGGGTTGTTGAATATGGTTTCATTGCGAGGCAGAAACGATACTTTAGAAAGGGTACATTTATCGTACTGTTCCAATTTAACAATATATCCGATATATGAGTTACTAATGTCCTGTCCCAGACTTTCACACTTGTCCTTGACTGCTGTTCCATCATTTTTACGTCCCGATATAACCATGTATTGCAGGCCGGCACCTTCCGACTTTAGTGAAAATCAACGCCAAATATTTTGCGTATTTTCAGGGAAAGGCGTACATAAACTTCGTCATTATTTAGTCAATCTGACCTCACCTGCGTTTGGACCACATGCTGACGTAAACGATGTTCTGACAAAGTATATCAGATCCAAAAATTTAATTTTTAACGGTGAAACACTTGAAGATGCTCTTCGAAGAATAATAACTGATTTGAATCAAGATTCTGCTGCAATTATAGCTGCTACAGGATTAAACCAAATCAACGGTCTAAATAacgattttcttttccagaatatcaattttgaaCAAATAGATGAAGTTTTCAGCTGGTATCTCAATAATTTTGATGGCATTAGAATGAGCTCTGAAGAAGTTAACTCACTTTTGCTGCAAGTAAACAAGGCATTTTGTGAAGATCCATTCAGCGATGCGAACGATGACCAGGAATATATTGTGGCGCCCGGTGTGAATCGTGaaatcaataatgaaatgtGTCATATTGTAAGGAAGTTTCATGAACTGAATGACcatattgatgattttgagGTGAACGTTGCTAGTTTGGTAAGAGTCCAATTCCAGTTTACTGGATTTTTACTTCATGAAATGACTCAAACATATATGCAGATGATTGAATTGAATAGACAAATTTGTTTAGTACAAAAAACAGTTCAGGAATCGGGCAATACAGATTACCAGAAAGGGCTTTTAATATGGCGACTTTTATTTATTGACAAATTCGTTATGGTAGTTCAAAAGTACAAGCTCTCTACTGTAGTTTTGAGATTATATCTGAAAGATAACATAACATTGTTAACCAGGCAAAGAGAATTATTAATAGCACATCAAAGGTCAGCATGgaataacaataatgagAATAATGTTAACAGAAACGCTAACAATGGCGAACTTATCGTACCGGAAGCTGAAGTAAATGATGCAAATAGCAATGATACTAATAGCggtaatgatgataatgaaacagaaaaCCCAAACTTTTGGCGGCAGTTTGGCAATAGAATGCAAATATCACCAGATCAAATGAGAAGCCTTCAAATGGGTCTTCGCAATCAAGATATGGTTAgaaacaacaataacaacaatataAATGAGTCAATACCTGACACTGCCATTGATTCTCAAATGGATGACGCATCAGGAACACCCGATGAAGAGATGttataa
- the EMC2 gene encoding Emc2p (similar to Saccharomyces cerevisiae EMC2 (YJR088C); ancestral locus Anc_7.458), translating into MLKDLVREKLLVIMNTKAYTQFNPEQLLKLENELKIYMKSGDSALTEVNYFFLMEMLFYVLVYRNQDVDAQVIYNTLRDRLGETSYKMVIMKATLLQINGDDKGAIEYLENLLKDDLEYETDFVTYVSIAKKLIAIKASCRELSQEGILKELVALTDKFPLDAELWWYSSEIYFEMGQFEKARYCLEQVLCITPFNYDCFGKLSETLYYEALHSKKQVKDDLLNKALKNALRSVELSELYLKGWALVYVISNRMGRGKQNDLIKLSTSKLKEVSTKSNNKDKITAELVLNSI; encoded by the coding sequence atgttgaAGGATTTGGTTAGAGAAAAACTTTTAGTGATTATGAATACCAAAGCGTATACTCAATTCAATCCGGAACAATTACTGAAActagaaaatgaattaAAAATCTACATGAAAAGTGGGGACTCTGCACTGACAGAGgtcaattattttttcttaatggaAATGCTTTTTTATGTATTGGTATACCGGAACCAAGATGTTGATGCGCAAGTCATATACAATACACTAAGAGACCGTCTTGGTGAAACCTCGTATAAGATGGTAATCATGAAAGCCACCTTATTGCAAATAAATGGTGACGATAAAGGCGCTATTGAGTACCTGGAAAATCTGTTGAAAGATGATCTAGAGTATGAAACAGATTTCGTTACTTACGTCTCCATTGCCAAGAAACTAATAGCAATTAAGGCAAGCTGCAGGGAATTGAGCCAAGAGGGTATCCTTAAAGAATTAGTGGCTCTTACAGATAAATTTCCCCTTGATGCCGAGCTGTGGTGGTACTCCAGCGAGatttattttgaaatgggtcaatttgaaaaagccCGTTATTGTTTGGAACAGGTTCTGTGTATCACACCATTCAATTATGATTGTTTTGGTAAACTAAGTGAGACTCTATACTACGAGGCTCTGCATAGCAAGAAGCAAGTAAAAGACGACCTTTTGAACAAAGCGTTGAAAAACGCTTTAAGAAGTGTGGAATTAAGCGAACTATACTTAAAAGGGTGGGCATTGGTTTACGTCATTTCTAACAGAATGGGACGCGGTAAACAAAATGATCTAATCAAACTATCCACATCTAAGTTAAAGGAAGTCTCCACGAAGTCCAACAATAAAGATAAGATCACGGCTGAATTAGTTTTAAATAGtatatga